Proteins from a genomic interval of Lycium ferocissimum isolate CSIRO_LF1 chromosome 2, AGI_CSIRO_Lferr_CH_V1, whole genome shotgun sequence:
- the LOC132046316 gene encoding cytochrome P450 77A1 — MEVMDILLLGLAFLFFCVWWKYWSVTGGGKKNLPPGPPGWPLVGNLFQVVLQRRPFIYVVRDLRKKYGPIFTMQMGQRTLVIITSSELIHEALVQNGPLFASRPPDSPIRLIFSVGKCAINSAEYGPLWRALRRNFVTELINPTRIKQCSWIRKWAMEYHMKRLENEVSQQGFVEVMANCRLTICSILICLCFGAKISEERIKKIEIILKDVMLITAPQLPDFLPVLTPLFRRQVKQAKKLRQTQLDYLVPLVRDRKAFVNSNGDPKSSHSEMVSPIGAAYVDSLFSLEPPGRKLGEAEIVTLVSETIGAGTDTSATALEWALLHLVTDQEIQEKLYKEIVDCVGKNGSISESDVEKMPYLGAIVKETFRRHPPSHFVLSHSVTNDTQLGGYNIPSDAYVEFYTAWLTEDPSLWKDPGEFRPERFLTGDGVDVDITGMKGVKMMPFGAGRRICPAWSLGTLHINLMLAKMVHRFKWIPIPDNPPDPTETFAFTVVMKNPLKAIILPRI; from the exons atggaggtaATGGACATTCTATTACTTGGCttagcttttctctttttttgtgtATGGTGGAAATATTGGTCAGTCACTGGAGGTGGCAAAAAAAATCTGCCACCAGGGCCACCTGGTTGGCCATTAGTAGGAAATCTTTTCCAGGTTGTTCTCCAACGTCGTCCGTTTATTTATGTAGTACGTGATTTACGTAAAAAATACGGCCCTATTTTCACCATGCAAATGGGGCAACGTACCCTTGTTATAATCACTAGCTCCGAACTCATCCATGAAGCCCTAGTCCAAAATGGCCCGCTTTTCGCGAGTCGACCTCCAGATTCACCGATCCGTCTTATATTTTCCGTTGGAAAGTGCGCCATTAACTCGGCCGAGTATGGCCCGTTATGGCGCGCTTTGCGACGTAATTTTGTGACGGAGTTGATAAATCCAACGAGAATTAAACAGTGTAGTTGGATAAGAAAATGGGCTATGGAATACCACATGAAAAGGCTAGAAAATGAAGTATCTCAACAGGGTTTTGTTGAGGTGATGGCTAATTGTAGGCTTACTATATGTAGCATTCTCATTTGCCTTTGTTTTGGAGCTAAAATTTCTGAAGAGAGAATCAAGAAGATTGAGATCATACTCAAAGATGTTATGCTTATtactgctcctcagcttcctgACTTCTTGCCGGTGCTCACACCGTTGTTTCGCCGCCAAGTGAAACAGGCAAAGAAGCTGAGGCAGACTCAACTTGACTATCTAGTTCCTTTG GTAAGAGACAGGAAGGCATTTGTGAACAGCAATGGAGACCCTAAAAGCAGCCATTCAGAAATGGTGAGTCCAATTGGTGCAGCCTATGTTGATTCATTATTTAGTCTTGAACCACCTGGCAGGAAACTAGGAGAAGCAGAAATTGTCACACTTGTTTCAGAAACAATAGGTGCAGGAACTGATACAAGTGCCACTGCACTAGAATGGGCTTTGCTTCACCTAGTGACagatcaagaaatccaagaaaagCTCTACAAGGAAATAGTTGATTGTGTTGGTAAAAATGGTTCCATTTCAGAAAGTGACGTTGAGAAAATGCCTTATCTTGGAGCCATTGTGAAGGAGACTTTTAGGAGGCACCCACCTAGCCATTTTGTGTTGTCACATTCTGTAACAAATGATACTCAATTAGGAGGGTACAATATCCCTTCTGATGCCTATGTTGAATTTTACACTGCATGGTTAACTGAGGATCCTAGCCTATGGAAAGATCCGGGCGAGTTTCGGCCGGAAAGGTTTTTGACTGGGGACGGAGTTGATGTGGACATTACTGGAATGAAGGGCGTGAAGATGATGCCATTCGGGGCGGGTCGTCGAATCTGCCCCGCTTGGTCATTGGGTACGTTGCACATCAACTTGATGCTTGCTAAGATGGTCCATAGATTCAAGTGGATACCCATACCCGACAACCCACCCGACCCGACAGAGACCTTTGCTTTTACTGTAGTGATGAAAAATCCCCTTAAAGCAATTATTTTGCCAAGGATCTAA